One genomic window of Streptomyces sp. NBC_01276 includes the following:
- a CDS encoding S8 family serine peptidase: protein MRRAYGNTMLVTAVAAALGLSACTPSGEPGSGAPARPTGGSGTAQASPSAHAPGTGGPSGAPHPTSHPSGATPGSPAPSGHAGGSPLVRTGVPWNLDRLDQRTRPLDGRFTTGTDGRGVHVYVLDTGMDLKQPEFTGRATPGADFIGVPDEGDCYGGDGLGHGTFVAGIIGGRTYGVAPKAELVRVQAIGCEEGGSSGPGKDSPPAGETSVIKAVEWVTAHARRPAVVNMSLNLKTRSPALDAAVQHLVESGIPVVVAAGNFNDDACGHSPAGAHGAIVVAASTADDRHWRDTEGFGSGYGSCVDLYAPGDKVTSAVAGGSGTATSDSAATSWATPHVTGAVALYLSAHPGATPAQVRTWVTQQATRDALTAVPPGTPNRLLNTSAL, encoded by the coding sequence ATGAGACGGGCGTACGGCAACACGATGCTGGTCACCGCCGTGGCGGCGGCACTGGGACTCTCGGCCTGCACCCCGTCCGGGGAGCCCGGCTCCGGGGCGCCCGCACGGCCCACCGGCGGATCCGGGACCGCTCAGGCGTCCCCCTCCGCCCACGCGCCGGGCACCGGCGGCCCGTCCGGGGCTCCGCACCCGACGTCCCACCCCTCGGGAGCCACCCCGGGAAGCCCCGCGCCCTCGGGGCACGCGGGCGGGTCCCCCCTCGTGCGTACGGGTGTCCCGTGGAACCTGGACCGGCTCGACCAGCGCACCCGCCCCCTCGACGGCCGCTTCACGACGGGCACCGACGGCCGCGGGGTCCACGTCTACGTGCTGGACACCGGCATGGACCTCAAGCAGCCCGAGTTCACCGGACGCGCCACTCCCGGCGCCGACTTCATCGGGGTCCCGGACGAGGGCGACTGCTACGGCGGGGACGGACTGGGCCACGGCACGTTCGTGGCCGGCATCATCGGCGGCCGTACCTACGGGGTCGCCCCCAAGGCCGAACTCGTACGCGTCCAGGCCATCGGCTGCGAAGAGGGCGGCAGCAGCGGGCCGGGCAAGGACAGCCCGCCGGCGGGCGAGACCTCCGTCATCAAGGCCGTCGAGTGGGTGACCGCCCACGCCCGGCGCCCGGCCGTGGTCAACATGTCCCTCAACCTCAAGACCCGCTCGCCGGCGCTCGACGCCGCCGTGCAGCACCTGGTCGAGTCCGGGATCCCGGTCGTCGTCGCGGCGGGCAACTTCAACGACGACGCCTGCGGACACTCGCCGGCCGGCGCCCACGGCGCCATCGTCGTGGCCGCCTCCACCGCCGACGACCGCCACTGGCGGGACACCGAGGGCTTCGGCTCCGGGTACGGATCCTGCGTGGACCTGTACGCCCCCGGGGACAAGGTCACCTCCGCGGTGGCGGGCGGCAGCGGTACCGCCACCAGCGACTCCGCCGCCACCTCGTGGGCCACCCCGCACGTAACGGGCGCGGTGGCCCTCTACCTCTCGGCGCACCCCGGAGCCACACCCGCCCAGGTGCGCACCTGGGTCACCCAGCAGGCCACCCGGGACGCCCTGACGGCCGTCCCACCGGGAACCCCCAACCGGCTCCTGAACACCTCCGCCCTCTAG
- a CDS encoding isovaleryl-CoA dehydrogenase, whose amino-acid sequence MPQTHEVTNQVPPHHGYDAAADPALLEALDREGAGRAAPELHRLGVLAGSEQAAEWGRLANENEPVLHTHDRYGHRVDEVEFHPYWHELMRTAVSHGLHAAPWTQDEPGAHVARAAKFIVWSQVEAGHTCPVSMTYAAVPALRAAPDLAGWLEPLLASRTYDFGLRRPDTKRGLIAGMSMTEKQGGSDVRANTTTAVPAGDGTYRLTGHKWFTSAPMSDVFLTLAQAPGGLSCFLLPRVLPDGTRNRLLLQRLKDKLGNRSNASSEIEYDGAFGWLVGEEGRGVATIIEMVNTTRLDCVLGGASGMRLGLIRAVHHATHRRAFGKALIDQPLMRNVLADLALESEAATAVAMRLAGATDRVARGDSDEALLRRLGLAVTKYWVCKRAPGHAAEALECLGGNGYVEESGMPRLYREAPLSSIWEGSGNVAALDSLRAMARQPETVEAFFAEVGRAAGADRHLDAAVAGLHKQLADPAEAEYRARQLTETMALALQASLLLRHAPAAVADAFCASRLGGEHGGAYGTLPTGVDTEAVLARAVTAAV is encoded by the coding sequence ATGCCGCAGACGCATGAGGTCACCAACCAGGTACCCCCGCACCACGGTTACGACGCCGCCGCGGACCCGGCCCTGCTGGAGGCCCTCGACCGCGAGGGAGCCGGCCGGGCCGCGCCGGAGCTGCACCGCCTCGGCGTCCTCGCCGGCTCGGAGCAGGCGGCGGAGTGGGGGCGGCTGGCCAACGAGAACGAGCCCGTCCTGCACACCCACGACCGCTACGGCCACCGGGTCGACGAGGTCGAGTTCCACCCGTACTGGCACGAGCTGATGCGCACCGCCGTCTCGCACGGGCTGCACGCGGCCCCCTGGACTCAGGACGAACCGGGCGCGCACGTCGCCCGCGCAGCGAAGTTCATCGTCTGGAGCCAGGTCGAGGCGGGCCACACCTGTCCGGTCTCCATGACGTACGCCGCCGTCCCGGCACTGCGCGCCGCGCCCGACCTGGCCGGGTGGCTGGAGCCGCTGCTGGCGTCCCGCACGTACGACTTCGGGCTGCGCCGGCCCGACACCAAGCGCGGGCTGATCGCCGGCATGTCGATGACCGAGAAGCAGGGCGGCTCGGACGTCCGCGCCAACACCACGACCGCCGTACCGGCCGGGGACGGAACGTACCGGCTGACCGGGCACAAGTGGTTCACCTCGGCACCCATGTCGGACGTCTTCCTGACCCTGGCGCAGGCCCCGGGAGGACTGTCCTGTTTCCTGCTGCCCCGGGTCCTGCCCGACGGCACGCGCAACCGGCTGCTGCTCCAGCGCCTCAAGGACAAGCTGGGCAACCGCTCCAACGCCTCCTCCGAGATCGAGTACGACGGGGCGTTCGGCTGGCTGGTGGGCGAGGAGGGGCGCGGGGTCGCGACCATCATCGAGATGGTCAACACGACCCGCCTCGACTGCGTCCTGGGCGGGGCCTCCGGGATGCGGCTCGGTCTGATCCGGGCCGTCCACCACGCCACCCACCGGCGGGCGTTCGGCAAGGCCCTCATCGACCAGCCCCTGATGCGCAACGTCCTGGCCGACCTGGCCCTCGAATCCGAGGCCGCGACGGCCGTCGCCATGCGCCTGGCGGGGGCCACCGACCGGGTCGCGCGCGGGGACTCGGACGAGGCGCTGCTGCGCCGGCTGGGCCTGGCCGTGACGAAGTACTGGGTGTGCAAGCGCGCCCCCGGGCACGCCGCCGAAGCCCTCGAATGCCTGGGCGGCAACGGCTACGTCGAGGAGTCGGGCATGCCGCGCCTGTACCGGGAGGCGCCGCTCTCGTCCATCTGGGAGGGCTCGGGGAACGTCGCCGCTCTGGACTCGCTGCGCGCCATGGCGCGCCAGCCGGAGACCGTCGAGGCCTTCTTCGCCGAGGTGGGCCGGGCGGCCGGCGCCGACCGGCACCTGGACGCGGCGGTGGCCGGGCTCCACAAGCAGCTCGCCGATCCCGCCGAGGCCGAATACCGGGCCCGGCAGCTGACCGAGACCATGGCCCTGGCCCTCCAGGCCTCGCTGCTGCTGCGGCACGCCCCGGCCGCGGTCGCCGACGCCTTCTGCGCGTCCCGGCTGGGGGGCGAGCACGGCGGCGCGTACGGCACCCTCCCGACGGGAGTCGACACCGAGGCCGTCCTCGCGCGGGCGGTGACGGCCGCCGTGTGA
- a CDS encoding TetR/AcrR family transcriptional regulator, with product MTQRPERADALRNREAVLAAADALFASSSSPHSVSMDDIATAAGVGKGTLFRRFGDRAGLIGAVIASRLEPLKRDVREARDAPGSAPRQRVLDLLDASLRFKIENRNLMSAAEDAGISSPYRADHYGWWHDMLRAELDGVPTVHDPDFTAHALLAALRADLVAHLIDERKMTPERLRSSLAAYVDNALGTGRNAPG from the coding sequence GTGACCCAGCGGCCGGAGCGCGCGGACGCCCTGCGCAACCGAGAGGCCGTACTGGCCGCCGCCGACGCCCTCTTCGCCTCCAGCAGCAGCCCCCACAGCGTGTCGATGGACGACATCGCCACGGCCGCGGGCGTCGGCAAGGGCACTCTCTTCCGGCGCTTCGGGGACCGCGCCGGCCTGATCGGTGCCGTGATCGCCTCCCGCCTCGAACCCCTCAAGCGCGACGTGCGCGAAGCACGGGACGCGCCCGGGTCCGCGCCGCGGCAGCGGGTGCTGGACCTCCTCGACGCCTCGCTGCGCTTCAAGATCGAGAACCGGAACCTGATGTCGGCCGCGGAGGACGCCGGGATCAGCAGCCCCTACCGGGCCGACCACTACGGCTGGTGGCACGACATGCTCCGGGCGGAACTCGACGGGGTGCCCACCGTCCACGACCCGGACTTCACCGCCCACGCGCTGCTCGCCGCCCTCCGCGCCGACCTCGTCGCCCACCTGATCGACGAACGGAAGATGACGCCGGAACGCCTGCGGTCCTCGCTCGCGGCCTACGTCGACAACGCCCTCGGCACCGGCCGGAACGCACCGGGGTGA
- a CDS encoding TetR/AcrR family transcriptional regulator, with translation MPYRRPPAVQARLDARRDRVLEAAVRLLSREGYAGCSVAAIAAEAGISTGSVYQSFSGKSELAAALFRTLVAREVEAVTAAADRPGTAAERVAAAVETFASRALQAPRRAFALLAEPADPAVDTERLVFRRAFRDVFARQVAAGVAVGELPPQAPELTAAALVGAIAEALVGPLADGDAAPGEIIPGLTTFTLRALGGHDAADA, from the coding sequence ATGCCCTACCGCCGACCGCCCGCCGTGCAGGCCCGCCTCGACGCCCGCCGCGACCGGGTCCTGGAAGCCGCCGTCCGCCTGCTCTCCCGGGAGGGGTACGCCGGCTGCTCCGTCGCCGCGATCGCGGCTGAGGCCGGTATCTCCACCGGGAGCGTCTACCAGTCGTTCTCCGGCAAGTCCGAGCTCGCCGCCGCCCTCTTCCGGACCCTCGTGGCACGGGAGGTGGAGGCGGTGACCGCCGCCGCGGACCGGCCAGGGACCGCCGCCGAGCGGGTGGCCGCGGCCGTCGAGACCTTCGCCTCGCGGGCGCTCCAGGCACCCCGGCGGGCCTTCGCCCTGTTGGCGGAGCCCGCGGATCCGGCCGTCGACACCGAACGCCTCGTCTTCCGGCGGGCGTTCCGCGACGTGTTCGCCCGACAGGTCGCCGCGGGCGTGGCCGTCGGCGAACTGCCTCCGCAGGCGCCCGAACTCACGGCCGCCGCGCTGGTCGGGGCGATCGCCGAAGCGCTCGTCGGGCCGCTCGCCGACGGCGACGCGGCCCCGGGCGAGATCATCCCCGGCCTGACCACCTTCACCCTGCGTGCCCTTGGAGGACACGATGCCGCAGACGCATGA
- a CDS encoding GAF domain-containing protein produces MRLDELLDELQVRIDEVRGTRDRVHSLLEAVVSVGRELDLAQVLRRIVEAAALLVDAEYGALGVIGPDGRTLAQFLTVGLTDAEIADIGPLPAGHGLLGEVIHHPEPLRLTDLGAHSSSHGFPAHHPPMRTFLGVPIRVRDEVFGNLYLTDKRGGVDFDTEDETVISTLSVAAGVAIDNARLYEGAQRQQLWLRANAEITESLLSGSSRPAVLELIARRAQEITGARLANIAVPVDGVDGLVVEFAAGVDRAAWQGLVVPFDGTLSGAAHRAGKPVTAMQASGDGRYPAEDRIRGRDGLGPAVAVPLGTAGGESRGVLLLSRSAGDPAFGEGELEPIVAFAGQAAIALELAERRRDAEQIALLEERDRIARDLHDLAIQRLFATGMTLQSAARLVEHEGAAERVGRAVDDLDETIKIIRSTIFGLRTKDRESGPGLRARAARAVGDAATSLGHPPRLSMEGLLDTDVPVQIADHVVAALGELLSNAARHARATRVGVTLKAGRGEIVLTVSDNGTGIPAQGRRSGLRNLDERARSSGGTFTVETPEEGGSRLVWRAPLPGSG; encoded by the coding sequence ATGCGACTGGACGAGCTGCTGGACGAGCTCCAGGTCCGCATCGACGAGGTGCGCGGTACCCGCGACCGGGTGCACAGCCTGTTGGAGGCCGTCGTGTCGGTGGGGCGGGAGCTGGACCTCGCCCAGGTGCTCCGGCGCATCGTGGAGGCGGCCGCGCTGCTGGTCGACGCCGAGTACGGCGCCCTGGGCGTCATCGGCCCCGACGGCCGCACGCTCGCCCAGTTCCTGACCGTGGGGCTCACCGACGCGGAGATCGCCGACATCGGTCCCCTGCCGGCCGGTCACGGCCTGCTCGGCGAGGTCATCCACCACCCGGAGCCCCTGCGGCTGACCGATCTCGGAGCGCACTCCTCCTCGCACGGGTTCCCGGCCCATCACCCGCCCATGCGCACGTTCCTCGGCGTGCCGATCCGGGTCCGTGACGAGGTGTTCGGAAACCTCTATCTGACCGACAAGCGGGGCGGGGTCGACTTCGACACCGAGGACGAGACCGTGATCTCCACCCTCTCCGTGGCGGCGGGCGTGGCGATCGACAACGCGCGGCTCTACGAGGGCGCGCAGCGCCAGCAGTTGTGGCTCAGGGCCAACGCGGAGATCACCGAGAGCCTGCTGTCCGGCAGTTCGCGCCCGGCGGTGCTGGAGCTCATCGCCCGCCGCGCCCAGGAGATCACCGGGGCGCGGCTCGCGAACATCGCCGTGCCGGTGGACGGCGTCGACGGTCTGGTCGTGGAGTTCGCCGCCGGCGTGGACAGGGCCGCGTGGCAGGGCCTCGTCGTGCCCTTCGACGGCACGCTCTCCGGAGCCGCGCACCGGGCGGGCAAGCCCGTGACGGCCATGCAGGCCTCGGGCGACGGGCGCTACCCGGCCGAGGACCGGATACGGGGGCGGGACGGGCTCGGACCTGCCGTCGCGGTGCCGTTGGGCACTGCGGGCGGGGAGAGCCGGGGCGTCCTGCTGCTCTCGCGCTCGGCGGGCGATCCGGCGTTCGGCGAGGGTGAGCTGGAGCCGATCGTCGCCTTCGCGGGTCAGGCGGCGATCGCTCTGGAGCTGGCGGAACGGCGTCGGGACGCCGAGCAGATAGCACTGCTGGAGGAACGCGACCGGATCGCCCGCGACCTGCACGATCTGGCCATCCAGCGGCTCTTCGCCACCGGCATGACCCTGCAGAGCGCCGCCCGGCTGGTGGAGCACGAAGGGGCTGCCGAGCGGGTCGGCCGGGCGGTCGACGACCTGGACGAGACCATCAAGATCATCCGCTCGACGATCTTCGGGCTCCGCACCAAGGACCGCGAGAGCGGCCCCGGGCTGCGGGCCCGCGCCGCCCGGGCCGTCGGCGACGCGGCGACCTCCCTGGGCCATCCCCCTCGCCTGAGCATGGAGGGGCTCCTCGACACCGACGTACCCGTACAGATCGCCGATCACGTGGTGGCGGCGCTGGGCGAGCTCCTCAGCAACGCGGCCCGCCACGCGCGGGCGACCCGGGTCGGCGTGACCCTCAAGGCCGGACGGGGCGAGATCGTACTGACCGTCTCGGACAACGGCACGGGCATTCCCGCGCAGGGTCGCAGGAGCGGGCTGCGCAACCTCGACGAGCGGGCACGGAGCTCGGGCGGGACCTTCACCGTGGAGACTCCCGAGGAGGGCGGCAGCAGGCTGGTGTGGCGGGCGCCGCTTCCCGGCAGCGGCTGA
- a CDS encoding darcynin family protein: MLGGLMKYGIVLTYTLTPRWLALSREERNRMRSTYIEPVFARHADRITARFFDAEAFGGSGFSDFAVLETEDLGAYYFLVEALRDTPLISDGHLVLGEVLLGVRDGFQAYEHALSPAAATPAAPA, translated from the coding sequence TTGCTCGGGGGACTCATGAAGTACGGCATCGTGCTGACCTACACGCTCACTCCGCGCTGGCTGGCGCTGTCGCGCGAGGAACGCAACCGGATGCGCAGTACGTACATCGAGCCGGTCTTCGCACGGCACGCGGACCGGATCACGGCCCGGTTCTTCGACGCCGAGGCCTTCGGCGGCAGCGGCTTCTCCGACTTCGCCGTACTGGAGACCGAGGACCTGGGCGCGTACTACTTCCTCGTCGAGGCCCTGCGCGACACCCCCCTCATCAGCGACGGCCACCTCGTCCTCGGCGAGGTCCTCCTCGGGGTCCGGGACGGCTTCCAGGCGTACGAGCACGCCCTCTCCCCCGCCGCCGCGACTCCTGCCGCCCCGGCGTGA
- a CDS encoding class I SAM-dependent methyltransferase yields MTSVLTSTSGYAEASDALAEQYESVTFEDVHAGVLHLLPPPGARVLDIGAGTGRDASALTALGHTVVAVEPTDELRAHARRIHAADPITWLDDALPDLTATDRHGPYDLIVISAVWMHLTAPERERSMARVAALLAPGGLLVLSLRHGPVPAGRRMFEVTAAETIALAGSRGLACVRHGDSADPLDRGGVHWSDLAFTKGDDEES; encoded by the coding sequence ATGACCTCCGTCCTCACCAGCACCTCCGGGTACGCCGAGGCCTCCGACGCACTCGCCGAGCAGTACGAGAGCGTGACGTTCGAGGACGTGCACGCGGGTGTACTGCACCTGCTGCCGCCCCCCGGCGCCCGGGTCCTCGACATCGGCGCCGGCACCGGCCGGGACGCGTCGGCGCTGACGGCGCTGGGCCACACCGTGGTCGCCGTGGAGCCGACCGACGAACTCCGCGCCCACGCCCGGCGGATCCACGCCGCCGACCCGATCACCTGGCTCGACGACGCGCTGCCGGACCTCACGGCAACGGACCGGCACGGCCCGTACGACCTGATCGTCATCTCGGCGGTCTGGATGCACCTCACCGCCCCCGAACGGGAACGGTCGATGGCCCGCGTCGCCGCGCTGCTGGCCCCGGGCGGTCTGCTGGTCCTCTCGCTCCGGCACGGCCCGGTGCCGGCGGGGCGGCGGATGTTCGAGGTCACGGCGGCGGAAACGATCGCACTGGCCGGGTCCCGGGGGCTGGCCTGCGTCCGCCACGGGGACAGCGCGGACCCGCTCGACCGGGGCGGCGTGCACTGGAGCGACCTCGCCTTCACCAAGGGCGACGACGAAGAGTCCTGA
- a CDS encoding TetR/AcrR family transcriptional regulator, with protein MTDIPGTAAGRRRHRVREEALADAMRIARRLLVEEGPEAVTVRAVAREMGLTAPGLYRYYAGHRELVQALVSHLYDELADTLAAARERRPADEPGRRLREVCGELRRWALARPREFALLFARPVADTDTAPGSAAHDPGWRFGGVVLGLMVELWRRGAVRTPAALDPVWAAQLEEVREHLAGEPVPLEAIYVFVACWARLYGAVAVEVFGHLDFALTDPGPLFEGTVGEILTALGDPYA; from the coding sequence ATGACGGACATCCCGGGAACGGCCGCGGGCCGACGGCGCCACCGCGTGCGCGAGGAGGCGCTCGCCGATGCGATGCGCATCGCGCGGCGGCTGCTGGTCGAGGAGGGCCCCGAGGCGGTGACCGTGCGCGCCGTCGCCCGTGAGATGGGCCTGACCGCGCCGGGTCTGTACCGCTACTACGCCGGCCACCGGGAGCTGGTCCAGGCCCTGGTCTCACACCTGTACGACGAGCTGGCCGACACCCTGGCCGCGGCGCGCGAGCGGCGGCCCGCCGACGAGCCGGGGCGGCGGCTGCGCGAGGTCTGCGGCGAGCTGCGCCGCTGGGCGCTGGCCCGTCCGCGGGAGTTCGCCCTGCTGTTCGCCAGGCCCGTGGCGGACACCGACACCGCGCCCGGGTCCGCCGCCCACGACCCCGGCTGGCGCTTCGGGGGCGTGGTCCTCGGTCTCATGGTCGAGCTCTGGCGGCGCGGCGCCGTCCGGACTCCCGCCGCTCTGGACCCGGTCTGGGCGGCGCAACTGGAGGAGGTGCGCGAACACCTGGCGGGGGAGCCGGTGCCGCTGGAGGCGATCTACGTCTTCGTCGCCTGCTGGGCACGGCTGTACGGGGCCGTCGCGGTGGAGGTCTTCGGGCACCTCGACTTCGCCCTCACCGACCCCGGGCCGCTCTTCGAGGGCACCGTCGGCGAGATCCTCACCGCGCTGGGCGACCCGTACGCCTGA
- a CDS encoding STAS domain-containing protein codes for MTTALIDLKTVARDDRGLRMSLAGELDFYTAGHVGPRLRELAASGHRNIVLDLCGLSFCDSAGIDLLTRLDRHCRTAGTRLLLCDVPPLVVKSMRVLAADHDLKFVVS; via the coding sequence ATGACGACCGCCTTGATCGACCTGAAGACCGTGGCCCGGGACGACCGCGGTCTGCGGATGTCCCTGGCCGGAGAGCTCGACTTCTACACGGCCGGGCACGTGGGGCCACGCCTGCGCGAACTCGCCGCGTCCGGCCACCGGAACATCGTCCTGGACCTGTGCGGCCTCTCCTTCTGCGACAGCGCGGGCATCGACCTCCTGACCCGTCTCGACCGCCACTGCCGTACGGCGGGAACGCGGCTCCTCCTGTGCGACGTCCCACCCCTGGTGGTCAAGTCGATGCGGGTGCTCGCCGCCGACCACGACCTGAAGTTCGTCGTCTCGTGA
- a CDS encoding pyridoxamine 5'-phosphate oxidase family protein → MDREGMRRPAGRTAGTTAARHMRELDRAEALGLLATVSLGRIVFTRHALPAVRAVNHLVEGEDVIVRIHEGGALASLAEPAAAPGVVVAYEADVIDPDTHLGWSVVVTGYARPVADAERYADLLRPWVGRPMTGALRIRPDLVTGFRLEAAPPPPALMVRR, encoded by the coding sequence ATGGATCGGGAAGGCATGCGCCGGCCCGCCGGCCGGACCGCCGGTACCACGGCCGCCCGGCACATGCGGGAGCTGGACAGGGCGGAGGCCCTCGGGCTCCTCGCCACGGTGTCGCTGGGACGCATCGTCTTCACGCGGCACGCGCTGCCCGCCGTTCGAGCGGTGAACCACCTCGTCGAGGGCGAGGACGTCATCGTCCGGATCCACGAAGGCGGGGCACTGGCCTCCCTCGCGGAACCCGCCGCCGCCCCCGGCGTGGTGGTGGCCTACGAGGCGGACGTCATCGATCCCGACACGCATCTCGGCTGGAGCGTGGTCGTCACCGGCTACGCGCGACCGGTGGCCGACGCCGAGCGGTACGCGGACCTGCTGCGCCCCTGGGTGGGACGGCCGATGACCGGCGCCCTGCGGATCCGCCCGGATCTCGTCACGGGCTTCCGCCTGGAGGCCGCACCGCCGCCACCCGCCCTGATGGTCCGCCGCTGA
- a CDS encoding NmrA family NAD(P)-binding protein, with translation MNDRDDILVIGATGTTGRRVTAGLLAEGHRVRAAGRGATPVEGARAVRFDWNDPSTWDEALDGIGRAYLVPPIGSSDPAAVMLPFLRRAGSTGLRRAVLLSSSAIPAGGPAVGQVHRELPALVEQWAVLRPSWFMQNFTGDAPHARGIRESGAIRTAAGDGRVGFVDAEDIAAVAVRALTDTRSPDTDLVLTGPEALSHDDVAAIISQVTGRAVAHRHLTFEELRDRWAAEIPLEFATMLAGMDRAIAAGAEDRTTDTVLRLTGRPPGTFRAFAEREVPPRG, from the coding sequence ATGAACGACCGCGACGACATCCTGGTCATCGGGGCCACCGGCACCACCGGCCGCCGCGTCACCGCCGGGCTCCTCGCCGAGGGCCACCGGGTCAGGGCCGCCGGCCGCGGCGCCACCCCCGTCGAGGGCGCACGGGCCGTCCGTTTCGACTGGAACGACCCCTCGACCTGGGACGAGGCCCTCGACGGCATCGGCCGCGCCTACCTCGTCCCGCCCATCGGCTCCTCCGACCCGGCCGCGGTCATGCTGCCGTTCCTCCGCCGGGCCGGCTCCACGGGCCTGCGCCGCGCCGTGCTGCTCAGCTCCTCGGCGATCCCCGCCGGCGGTCCGGCCGTGGGCCAGGTCCACCGGGAACTGCCCGCCCTGGTCGAGCAGTGGGCGGTCCTGCGGCCCTCCTGGTTCATGCAGAACTTCACCGGCGACGCGCCCCACGCCCGCGGCATCCGCGAATCCGGCGCCATCCGGACGGCCGCGGGCGACGGCCGCGTCGGGTTCGTCGACGCCGAGGACATCGCCGCAGTCGCCGTACGCGCCCTGACGGACACCCGGTCCCCCGACACCGACCTGGTCCTGACCGGCCCCGAGGCCCTGAGCCACGACGACGTCGCCGCGATCATCAGCCAGGTCACCGGCCGCGCCGTCGCGCACCGCCACCTGACCTTCGAGGAGTTGCGCGACCGCTGGGCGGCCGAGATCCCGCTGGAGTTCGCCACCATGCTGGCCGGCATGGACCGGGCCATCGCGGCCGGCGCCGAGGACCGCACCACGGACACCGTCCTGCGCCTCACCGGCCGCCCCCCGGGCACCTTCCGCGCCTTCGCGGAGAGGGAGGTGCCCCCGCGCGGCTGA
- the ppk2 gene encoding polyphosphate kinase 2, with the protein MGLGKAVYEAELLRLQTELVRLQEWVREEGARLVVVFEGRDAAGKGGTIKRVAEHLNPRVARIAALPKPTERERTQWYFQRYVAHLPAAGEIVLFDRSWYNRAGVEHVMGFCTPAEHRLFLRQCPVFERMLVEEGILLRKYWFSVSDTVQEERFRRRAEDPLRRWKLSPMDLESLTHWEAYSRAKDDMLVHTDTADAPWYVVESDDKRSARVNMIAHLLSSVPYGDVVVPSLVLPSRPPSTGYERPPKELRTVVPDHAATLGKE; encoded by the coding sequence ATGGGACTCGGCAAGGCGGTCTACGAGGCCGAACTGCTACGGCTCCAGACGGAGCTGGTCAGGCTCCAGGAATGGGTGCGCGAGGAGGGCGCCCGACTGGTCGTCGTCTTCGAGGGGCGCGACGCGGCGGGCAAGGGCGGCACGATCAAACGTGTCGCCGAACACCTCAACCCCCGCGTGGCACGTATCGCGGCCCTTCCGAAGCCGACGGAGCGGGAGCGCACGCAGTGGTACTTCCAGCGGTACGTGGCGCACCTGCCGGCCGCCGGGGAGATCGTCCTGTTCGACCGCAGCTGGTACAACCGCGCCGGAGTCGAGCACGTCATGGGCTTCTGCACGCCCGCGGAGCACCGGCTCTTCCTGCGGCAGTGTCCGGTCTTCGAGCGGATGCTGGTCGAAGAGGGGATCCTGCTCCGCAAGTACTGGTTCTCCGTCAGCGACACGGTGCAGGAGGAACGGTTCCGCCGCCGGGCGGAGGATCCGTTGCGGCGCTGGAAGCTCTCCCCGATGGACCTGGAGTCGCTCACGCACTGGGAGGCGTACTCGCGGGCCAAGGACGACATGCTGGTCCACACGGACACGGCGGACGCCCCGTGGTACGTGGTCGAGAGCGACGACAAGCGCAGCGCGAGGGTCAACATGATCGCCCACCTGCTGTCCTCGGTCCCCTACGGGGACGTGGTCGTACCCTCGCTCGTGCTGCCGTCCCGGCCCCCGTCGACGGGATACGAGAGGCCGCCCAAGGAGCTCCGGACCGTCGTGCCCGATCACGCGGCCACACTCGGCAAGGAGTGA